One genomic region from Zalophus californianus isolate mZalCal1 chromosome 14, mZalCal1.pri.v2, whole genome shotgun sequence encodes:
- the HCAR1 gene encoding hydroxycarboxylic acid receptor 1, which yields MDNGSCCLIEGNPISQVMPPLLILAFVLGVLGNGVALCGFCFHMKTWKPSTIYLFNLAVADFLLMICLPFRTDYYWRHRQWAFEDIPCRVALFMLAMNRAGSITFLTVVAVDRYFKVVHPHHVVNTISNRTAAGIVCALWTMVILGTLYLLLENHLCVHGKTISCESFIMESANGWHDIMFQLEFFLPLGIILFCSFKIVWSLKQRRQLARQTRMKKATRFIMVVAVVFVTCYLPSVSARLYFLWTVPSSACDPSVHVALHVTLSFTYMNSMLDPLVYYFSSPSFPKFYTKLKICSLRPKSPGRSRTQRSEEMPISNLCRKSCVSMANGFQSQPDVQ from the coding sequence ATGGACAACGGGTCGTGCTGCCTCATCGAGGGGAACCCCATCTCCCAGGTGATGCCACCGTTGCTGATCCTGGCCTTCGTGCTTGGCGTGCTGGGCAATGGTGTCGCCCTGTGTGGTTTCTGCTTTCACATGAAGACCTGGAAGCCGAGCACTATTTACCTTTTTAACCTAGCTGTGGCTGACTTCCTTCTCATGATCTGCCTGCCCTTCCGGACAGACTACTACTGGAGACACAGGCAATGGGCCTTCGAGGACATCCCCTGTCGGGTGGCCCTCTTCATGCTGGCCATGAACAGGGCTGGGAGCATCACCTTCCTCACGGTGGTGGCCGTGGACAGGTACTTCAAAGTGGTCCACCCCCACCACGTGGTGAACACCATTTCCAATCGGACTGCAGCTGGCATCGTCTGTGCCCTTTGGACCATGGTCATCCTGGGGACTCTCTATCTTTTGTTGGAGAACCATCTGTGTGTGCATGGGAAGACCATATCTTGCGAGAGCTTCATCATGGAGTCGGCCAACGGCTGGCACGACATCATGTTCCAGCTCGAGTTCTTCCTGCCCCTCGGCATCATCCTGTTTTGCTCCTTCAAGATCGTTTGGAGCCTGAAGCAGAGGCGGCAGCTGGCCAGGCAGACTCGGATGAAGAAGGCTACCCGGTTCATCATGGTGGTGGCCGTTGTGTTCGTCACATGCTACCTGCCCAGCGTGTCGGCCAGACTCTATTTCCTCTGGACGGTGCCCTCAAGCGCCTGTGACCCCTCGGTCCATGTAGCCCTCCATGTCACCCTCAGCTTCACCTACATGAACAGCATGCTGGACCCGCTGGTGTATTATTTTTCGAGTCCCTCGTTCCCCAAATTCTACACCAAGCTCAAAATCTGCAGTTTGAGACCTAAGAGTCCAGGACGCTCCAGGACCCAGAGGTCGGAAGAGATGCCAATTTCAAACCTCTGTCGCAAGAGTTGTGTCAGCATGGCAAATGGCTTCCAGAGCCAACCCGACGTGCAGTAG